A stretch of DNA from Glycine max cultivar Williams 82 chromosome 18, Glycine_max_v4.0, whole genome shotgun sequence:
CGTGCAAATCTTCATGCCTAcaacatttttcttgttatttagtTGCTGACTAATTCTCATGACTTGAAGTTTTCTCTTCATCCAGTGAGCATGTTAACTTCTTCATTGCAATACACAATCAAGGACACTTTGAGTCTTCCTTTGAACTTTCAAGCCTATCATCATTTCTAAGTGACTCGTGATAGCCTTgagtttacttttatttttgttctctaCAAAACTTATCTTTTCTGAATACACTTAAGCAAACTCATCAGTAGGCATAAACTCATAAGGCTTATGATTTGTTTTGAGAGGGTTTGCCATAACTAAAACACAAAGGTACCCAACCTTAGGGTCCTTTGTGAttaagagcctaagagaaacctatccttagcccaaactaaacctattctagcatgcctttagaaattcatgcatataCTAACAACATGTAAAACACACGAAAAAATTGAGTCAAGGAGAGACACAACCTGAGCAATCACATGCAAGAACCTTTGTTTGAGTGAATGAGTGTCTTCTTAAACTCAAGAGaaattcacaactcacttttTTCCATGAGAGCTTTATAAAAACTAAGTCTAGAAGTTGTGAGTCGCACACTTATTCTATGCATTTTTTAttgtctctttcttcttttattcgTTGTTGTaaaagtgagaacacaaggtggttatttatagagaaaacacaCTACTACAAACATTGTTTTTACGACGCGCAATCTACGACGGTTCTCGAGAACCGATTTAGTATATGACgcggtggcaattttgtaattagaaatacaaacatattttttacatCGTACATTTTAAGGCAGTTAtaaataatcgtcttagaatggaTGGTGGCGGCAATGTTGTAATTACCACAAATTAAGACAACCACGGTGCTGCCCTAGGACCGTCTTTGTATACGATACTTATAATTACCTAAACGGCGCCGCTACTCCCTTACCCATTCTCTCAGCCATCGTTGTTCCTCTCAACCATTCTCTCCCTCACCTAAATGGCTTACACACCTCAACCTCACACACCTTACCTAAATTTTGGTTGTTTGTAAACTCTATGCTCTGATTTTGAGAACTACCACTGAGGGTTTTTTTAAccctgttttttgtttttgtttcattgtttGGATTCTGAAATGTTTTTGAGCTGGCTTTGTGGCCTACAACATGATTTGAACCTCCGACAGACGTCGTACGTGACGAGGATCGAGTGGATCAAAGCCGACGCGCGCAACACCAACATGAAGATTGACGTCCGGTGGTACTACCGGTCGGAGGAGTCAATAGGCGGCCACCGCCAGTTTCACGGCTCCAAGGAGGTTTTCCTCTCCTATCACTTCGATGTTCAGAGCGCCGACACAGTTGAAGCCAGGTGTACGGTCCACAGCTCCAAGAGCTACACGAAGCTCAATGCTATCGAAAACGACGATTTCTTCTATCGTTTTGAGTACAATTCCTTCACCGGCGCCTTCAATCCTGATAGAGTTGCTATGTGAGTCCATAACTACTccgagatatatatatatatatatatatatatatatatatatatatatatatatatattgttatagtCTCTGTTGcactaaatttgaaatataaattgttCCTTTTTGGTAGATTCTCTTATAATCTCTGCTGCGCTAAATTCgaaatataaattgtttttgtttttggtagaATTTCGTTTTGGAATGGAATTTGTGCCTTTATTTTATTCAGTAGCCATATATGATTAGCAATTAATTTAGAGTGTGTTTTTGTTAATGGCTCAGGTTACTGTGACTGTTCAAAAATATGTAGTGCCTAATATGTTATTaggatttttatttgtttgttcagTTGGAAAATGGTAACCAGTAGCTTTTTGTTAGAATCGAGAAGTTGTGGGATCTTATCTAGATTCTGACTTGTGTGATGtaagttgtttaaaattttcattgcaAGTATTTTGGGATCTTATCCAGtagctttttttttgttttgttgaaaaagtTATGGGTTTTCTCCTTGCTGCAAATGGTCTTTTGGTTCTTTACATTGCCATCAACTTGTTCAAGATTTACTATGGTGATGATTGGGGTGGTCTTTTTGAGGCCATCACTGGTTATGGTCTTGGTGGGTCTTCTATGGCTTTGTTTGGAAGAGTAGTTGATGGAGGTATCTATACTAAGGTTGCTGATGTTGGTGTTGATCTTGTCCGAAAGGTTGAAAGAAACATCCCCGAAGATGATCCAAGAAATCTAGCTATAAGAAATATAATCCTGAAACTAGGCCCCCTTATTTGGTTTTTAAACATTCTCTAGTTAATTCTTTTGTATTTGTCTGAATAAATTACTGTGTACACAGGTGATTGCTGATAATGTTGGTGATAATGTTGGAAATTCTCAATtaatgtttttgtcttttttttttttgtttaagcaTTGCTGTTGCTCATGCATTGAAACCAAATTATTCAGTAAGAAGCCACAGTCTATTTGTCTTGCCTTGTACATATTTATTGGCTTTATGCATTTTTTGGATTAGAAAGATTTTTAATCTAGTtaatttcttccttcaattttaaTCATGCAATCagctcattattattattaatttggtgTATGTAACAGGTTTATAGCAGTGCCTTGGGGTTGGTGCGTTCTATGGTGAGTACACATTATTCTAAATTATGTTAGTGTACCAGGACCAACATTGCAATATGCAACacaatttatcatttaaatgaCCTAAAAAAATTTGCTCTATCGAGCTTTCTGAATTATGTTTCACAATGAGTAACCAAGCTGTTGTATTGGATTTCACCTCCCTTAAGTAGTACTTATAGTGAGTCAACCTATCTTCTATTTATTAGAAGTCAACTATGTCTTCTACTTGAATTGATATATGTCATCTGTTATTGTTGTTTCATTACTATGCCAATGGAGTGTTAGTTGATGGAATCATTCATTTAAATACTAACTTAGACAGAACGCAATTTTCACAACTACCATTACCACACCTTAAAGTTGGATATTTAACTGCACCTCATGTGGGGGCATCGATTGCACCTCATAATGACTGGAAGCGATCAGAATTCCTTTTGGATCATGAAAAGCTTCAGCAGGTAAGATGTGGCTAACAAGTTGAAATGTTTTAATAGGCAAAGTCACATTTAGTATTAAAATCATTGCATAACCTCTCGGATCTAGTGTCACAACTGcgaaattaaaaaatggaaaatttatgtatgttttttcctctataatataaataagaatatttattcttttttaaaaaagtttaccCTTTACAGAGGTGAAATTCTTCTAAACTagattgtattttttgtttaatatttatatattatttattattaatgggATGTTTTTTTCTCGATAATAATgggaatatttttatattggatcattaaataaataggaattattttgtatataattttcaaataattattataaaattaaactatttttaaatatatgataatttattattaaacacaatatattaattattatttttcgaattagatttactatttttatggGGTTTAGCAATTTAATACATATTTACCTATTTTATGGCCCTTGAATTGCTCTTTTTTCacaattatgatttttattatttgatttgtgaTAATGagggttttaaaaaattgtttatctttttgttttcttttaagaagttcatttaaaaattaataacgaACACTATTGTTGAAAATTAcgataaaaatcaattaaaaacattaagtattatatatttgattgtgataaaaaaaaatattatatatttggtatatttttaaacttttttagcATATCAAAGATTAAAGATACGGCATttcccttattttaattattattttaatgttgcTGTTGAAGTATTTATTTTGAGCTTTACCGTATTTTCCCATTAAAATTTTccaactttcaagtttcaattcAAGCAGCTTTGGAAAACCCAACCAGCCAACAGGTTTTTTTCAACTATTGAAATTTCCAAGTTGTTTTAAATTTCTGGAGCAAACGGTTTTTCACTTTTCTCtgctctttttccttttttctgtgttttttttgttttttatttatttatttcattttcactttCTGGGTTGAGTGAGCCAGTTAACTTCTGGAGGGAACTGAAAAGAAGTCTTTATAAAAGATTACACCTTTAGAAGAGTCTTGTATTCTGAGCAATATTCAGAGTTTGATGTTGGTatgtaaaaaataagtttttttatatatatttttgtgtagTTAATTTTTCCTTGAGTTTCAGCTTCTTGTCTTTTAAAAGTTTAGGTAACTGCTGGATACGAAGCAGGTTTATGCACaagggtgtttttttttttgctccttTAGAAAAGCCTTTGGTATTTTTGGTTGCTTTTGCTCTGCTCAAAGTTCAAGGTcaagaaatatttgaattaaatgagtggctttttgacaaaatttatgagagtttgaatttgctatttttaagcatttttcaaaattttcttaccAAAGTATGTTTTGAGGTTGTAATAATATGGCaaaacatttttctatttttgtatttatttgattGTCTTTCTTTTAATCCTTTTTGTTATGAATCAAATTTCTGGTTTCAGTACTAGAAAGTTGAAAACTTGATAACTGAGCAAGTACCCATTTTTCAGAGATGGAAAcagaagggaaaaaaattaactttgttAGAAGATAACTGCATTTCTTCCCCGTATGATTTTCTACTCAAACCCTAGAGTGTTGTGATCAATGATTTTTGCAATTTAGTGCAaagttaaaagttttaaatggATCAGCTAATTCAGctaaacaacttaaaaaatccaaagtttgtgtctttgttttctttcttcctaGTATCTGGGAATCCTTTGATGAGTTTTCATTTTGGTTTCCTTGCATGTTTAAGAAGATTCAAATTTTTGGTTTTGCTAaaatactcaattttttttttatggcatGTTTTCTAAtgaatcatttttctttctgaGTACATTGTTTGTTGATTTGTGGCTTGTAGATGTTGGTTTGATTGTGGACTTAGGAGTGAGTAGTTTGATATATGCGCATGGAAGGAAGAGAAGGCTTCAATTCTGGGGTTACAGTGATAGGGGCAGAAGCTCCATCAGCCTATCATATGGCACCAAGGAGTGAAGCTCCAAGTCAGGTTCCTCCTCCTGTTCCTGAAGCAACAGCTGGAGCTATTGGTGTCTCACCTGTGAGTGTGGAATTGGATGGAACAACAGCTAAGAAGAAATCTGATTCTATTTTAGCAAGGGAGTGTTGAACTGTGGTCTGCAACCATAATTTGTGGTTGCAATACCACATCAGCTGCACTTTGTCTGCCATTTTTCCTCTCTCACAATTTTATGAGGTTTTGGAAGTTTTTGCTACTACGACAATGATGACAATTAAAACCTTGAATTTAACATTTGTTcccaaaatatatcattttattgatttattgtaATAACTTTTCTACTAACTCCACTTAACATAGGAAAATACCAACATAATAATtggtttttgtttaattttgctcAAACTAAGATAATTCATAATATATGTAGCCTGGGACAAATGTATGACTACTTTTTGtagatattattatattatgagTAGTACTTgttgaaattattaattactataagTTTCTACTAATTTCTGTTAATATCTATTGTTAGTCCTATCTGCTAGTGGTGTAATTTCAAATGTTACACTTTGCCAGCCTGATTCTTCTGGGGAACCTTAACCTATGAGGTGCTGCTGTAAATAATCTCATCAgtacatgttttattttataattttttaacttgtcttttttgtagttacattttcaatttgtttgaaattttcctTGTCATGTTTTAAATGCTTGATGAGAAGTCCTTGTCATGCGCTGATATTCTTGTCATGGCTGCTAGAGATGCAGTTTTTTTGTAAGATATTCAACTTAAATAAtacattactattttctttgtAACTAATTtccctctttctcttttatggtGCAAGGAGATTGTCAAGCCACCTCAATTTTCTTCCAACATAACCTTCCCCATCTCtattcaaattaaatcaattttgtctAATTTCATGCTTTAAATTTGGCAGCCTGGCCCGAGGGAACATGTACTTTAGTGCTTCATTAGGCGCAACAGTGTCTCACGGGCATATTATATGTTTCTCTGTTTATCTAGTGGTTAGTACTTAGTTAATACTACTCgagcttatatttttttttcttctttttgaggctttgtttgtGTTATTGTTAATTACAGCACTAGTAGCTGATGATGGCAAGTTCATTACCATTACCCTATCTCAGCATTCCCTATTATTCAATGTTAgtgatttgattttgaatttaatgCTTGAGATGAATCGACCGCTCATTTCATGATTCAAGGTTTGGATTCTAACTGGGAAGTGTTATCGAAATGTCGATCTAAACCAAGTCACTCGATGGTTATAATTACTAGGAATAGAGTTAGAATTATTGGTTGTCAAGATTATTGATTTTAAGGTTGGGGTTTTGAGTTGATGATCAAGGTACTGGTTGTTGATCTTAAATCCATAGAATTTTCATAGTTAAGGAATTAACATGAAATGAACCATTGAATCcaataaaattgaatataaa
This window harbors:
- the LOC100803776 gene encoding chromatin remodeling protein SHL isoform X1; this encodes MFLSWLCGLQHDLNLRQTSYVTRIEWIKADARNTNMKIDVRWYYRSEESIGGHRQFHGSKEVFLSYHFDVQSADTVEARCTVHSSKSYTKLNAIENDDFFYRFEYNSFTGAFNPDRVAMFIAVPWGWCVLW
- the LOC100803776 gene encoding chromatin remodeling protein SHL isoform X2; this translates as MFLSWLCGLQHDLNLRQTSYVTRIEWIKADARNTNMKIDVRWYYRSEESIGGHRQFHGSKEVFLSYHFDVQSADTVEARCTVHSSKSYTKLNAIENDDFFYRFEYNSFTGAFNPDRVAMFIAVPWGWCVL
- the LOC100803776 gene encoding pyrophosphate-energized vacuolar membrane proton pump isoform X3; the encoded protein is MGFLLAANGLLVLYIAINLFKIYYGDDWGGLFEAITGYGLGGSSMALFGRVVDGGIYTKVADVGVDLVRKVERNIPEDDPRNLAVYSSALGLVRSMMLV